In one Nocardioides sp. NBC_00368 genomic region, the following are encoded:
- a CDS encoding lysophospholipid acyltransferase family protein, giving the protein MSASPPAGTPRTDLPPTDGVPHPSRWALYHINVYARWLIRRRFDVRLHETGNIPATGPVVFASNHIGIIDGPLLAIFTPRPVHALTKLEMFEHWFLGPFLRWAGQIPLYRFGSDPAAVKMALKVLREGNAMGIYPEGTRGAGDLVRFNRGAAYLALASGAPVVPVTMLGSRDPGGGVSSLPHKGARIDIVYGEPFHVERVGWPRTREQVGHVSGLLQKHMQVQQDHALALTGRELPGPLPSEENND; this is encoded by the coding sequence GTGAGCGCGAGCCCGCCCGCGGGCACACCCCGCACCGACCTCCCTCCTACGGACGGGGTCCCGCACCCGAGCCGGTGGGCGCTCTACCACATCAACGTCTACGCCCGGTGGCTGATCCGTCGCCGTTTCGACGTCCGGCTGCACGAGACCGGCAACATCCCGGCGACGGGGCCGGTCGTCTTCGCCTCCAACCACATCGGGATCATCGACGGACCGCTGCTGGCGATCTTCACGCCGCGTCCCGTGCACGCCCTGACCAAGCTCGAGATGTTCGAGCACTGGTTCCTCGGGCCGTTCCTGCGCTGGGCGGGGCAGATCCCGCTCTACCGGTTCGGCAGCGACCCGGCCGCGGTGAAGATGGCGCTGAAGGTGCTGCGCGAGGGCAACGCGATGGGCATCTATCCCGAGGGCACCCGCGGTGCCGGCGACCTGGTCCGGTTCAACCGCGGCGCCGCCTACCTCGCGCTCGCCTCGGGCGCTCCGGTGGTGCCCGTGACCATGCTCGGCAGCCGCGACCCGGGCGGCGGGGTCTCCTCGCTGCCGCACAAAGGTGCCCGGATCGACATCGTCTATGGCGAGCCTTTCCACGTGGAGCGCGTAGGCTGGCCGCGTACCAGGGAACAAGTCGGGCATGTCTCGGGTTTGCTCCAGAAGCACATGCAGGTCCAACAGGACCATGCCCTGGCGTTGACCGGTCGCGAACTGCCCGGTCCGCTACCTAGCGAGGAGAACAATGACTGA
- the cmk gene encoding (d)CMP kinase, protein MSSSNPTTDPARIVIAVDGTSGSGKSSTSRGVADRLGMRYLDTGAMYRAMTWWMLSNDIDVHDADAVAAAAGKPVITSGTDPLGPTIALDGSDVSVEIRSDRVNAAVSPVATVREVRARLIALQQQEIEQALAAGSGIVVEGRDIGTAVWPAAELKLYVTADPAARAARRAAEEGGSDAEAVRASLENRDKIDSTKGGAAVPEGATHLDTTPYTLEEVIQLVVELVATNARGTSDKAGE, encoded by the coding sequence GTGAGCAGCAGCAATCCCACCACTGACCCCGCCCGCATCGTCATCGCCGTCGACGGCACCTCCGGCTCCGGGAAGTCGAGCACCTCGCGTGGGGTCGCCGACCGCCTCGGGATGCGCTACCTCGACACGGGCGCGATGTACCGGGCGATGACCTGGTGGATGCTCAGCAACGACATCGACGTGCACGACGCCGACGCCGTCGCGGCGGCGGCCGGCAAGCCCGTGATCACCTCCGGCACCGACCCGCTCGGCCCGACGATCGCCCTCGACGGATCCGACGTCTCGGTCGAGATCCGCAGCGACCGGGTCAACGCCGCCGTCTCCCCGGTCGCCACGGTCCGCGAGGTCCGCGCCCGCCTGATCGCCCTCCAGCAGCAGGAGATCGAGCAGGCGCTGGCCGCCGGCTCCGGCATCGTGGTCGAGGGCCGCGACATCGGCACCGCGGTCTGGCCAGCCGCCGAGCTGAAGCTGTACGTCACCGCCGACCCCGCCGCCCGCGCTGCCCGCCGCGCCGCCGAGGAGGGCGGCAGCGACGCCGAGGCCGTCCGCGCCTCGCTGGAGAACCGCGACAAGATCGACTCCACCAAGGGCGGTGCGGCGGTGCCGGAGGGCGCCACCCACCTGGACACGACGCCCTACACGCTGGAGGAGGTCATCCAGCTGGTGGTCGAGCTCGTCGCGACCAACGCCCGCGGCACATCCGACAAGGCGGGGGAGTGA
- a CDS encoding prephenate dehydrogenase: protein MTRTGEAGGRLSSLTGPVEIVGVGLLGTSVALACAAAGLDVLLSDSVASHVRTATGLGAGRRRKPGDTPQLVVVAVPPAHLGEVITRALADSPEAVVTDVGSVKASPLAYVREHSPADVRRYVGGHPMAGSERSGPLAATATLFEGRPWAVTPHPEADPAATELVGELATLCGGVALTLTPEDHDQAVARTSHVPHLMAALVAGRLAVAPEGHLGLSGQGVRDVTRVAAGDPGLYGQIVAGNARAVTDLLTEVRAQLDEMIAAVGNGDAAALDVLLKEGQAGTRAIPGKHGRPQTAQAIVYVTVPDEPGNLARLFADAGESGVNIEDVRIDHDPGRPVGVMELVVAEDAADRMQRVLESRGWVAHR, encoded by the coding sequence ATGACACGGACCGGGGAAGCAGGGGGACGGTTGTCGAGTCTGACCGGCCCGGTCGAGATCGTCGGCGTCGGGCTGCTGGGCACGTCCGTGGCGCTGGCGTGCGCCGCGGCCGGTCTCGACGTCCTCCTCAGCGACTCGGTCGCCAGTCACGTACGCACCGCGACCGGCCTCGGCGCCGGCCGCCGTCGCAAGCCCGGCGACACGCCTCAGTTGGTCGTCGTCGCGGTCCCGCCGGCGCACCTCGGTGAGGTGATCACCCGAGCGCTCGCCGACAGCCCCGAAGCGGTCGTCACCGACGTCGGCAGCGTCAAGGCGTCACCGCTGGCCTACGTGCGTGAGCACAGCCCCGCCGACGTACGCCGCTACGTCGGCGGGCACCCGATGGCCGGCAGCGAGCGCTCCGGGCCTCTGGCCGCGACCGCGACGCTGTTCGAGGGGCGGCCGTGGGCGGTCACGCCGCACCCGGAGGCCGACCCGGCGGCGACCGAGCTCGTCGGCGAGCTCGCCACCCTGTGCGGCGGCGTCGCGCTGACCCTCACGCCCGAGGACCACGACCAGGCGGTGGCCCGCACCTCCCACGTACCGCACTTGATGGCGGCCCTGGTGGCGGGTCGGCTCGCGGTGGCGCCCGAGGGACACCTCGGCCTCAGCGGCCAGGGCGTACGCGACGTGACCCGGGTGGCCGCCGGCGACCCGGGCCTCTACGGCCAGATCGTGGCCGGCAACGCCCGCGCGGTGACCGACCTGCTCACCGAGGTGCGCGCCCAGCTCGACGAGATGATCGCGGCCGTCGGCAACGGCGACGCGGCCGCCCTGGACGTACTCCTCAAGGAGGGGCAGGCCGGCACCCGCGCCATCCCCGGCAAGCACGGCCGGCCGCAGACCGCGCAGGCGATCGTCTACGTCACGGTGCCCGACGAGCCCGGCAACCTGGCCCGGCTCTTCGCGGACGCGGGGGAGAGCGGCGTCAACATCGAGGACGTACGCATCGACCACGACCCGGGTCGTCCGGTGGGTGTCATGGAGCTGGTCGTGGCCGAGGACGCGGCCGACCGGATGCAGAGGGTTCTGGAGTCCCGGGGTTGGGTCGCTCACCGGTAG
- a CDS encoding VOC family protein, with protein MTTEPTTDVAKIKYWQSMAFEDAEAMMEWLSAIGFVEHATYREGGIVHHAEWLWPGGGGLMFGQVREDGGIKNTGASSAYLITDDPDAVFDKAVAAGATVDRPMVDQDYGGRGGTVTDPEGNSWSFGNYQPS; from the coding sequence ATGACCACTGAACCCACCACAGACGTAGCGAAGATCAAGTACTGGCAGTCGATGGCGTTCGAGGACGCCGAGGCGATGATGGAGTGGCTGAGCGCGATCGGCTTCGTCGAGCACGCCACCTACCGCGAGGGTGGCATCGTGCACCACGCGGAATGGCTCTGGCCCGGCGGAGGAGGGCTGATGTTCGGACAGGTACGCGAGGACGGCGGCATCAAGAACACCGGTGCGTCCTCGGCCTACCTGATCACCGACGACCCCGACGCCGTCTTCGACAAGGCGGTCGCCGCGGGCGCCACCGTGGACCGGCCGATGGTCGACCAGGACTACGGCGGTCGCGGCGGCACGGTCACCGACCCGGAGGGCAACTCCTGGTCGTTCGGCAACTACCAGCCGTCGTGA
- a CDS encoding helix-turn-helix domain-containing protein, which yields MAVPDVLRPYVTSLIAYDVDFGAPGMHRGMPSTEVTFVLPVDDPLVTSWGSRSEAVTAWSLVSGLHTRPATIHHHGYQRGVQLGLTTAGVRALFGMPAAAWRGELLALDEVAAPGGVRHLPEQLAEADPRQWERLVVAGLVAGLARHGEPGPRAEVGRALALLTGGAGVQEVADDVGYSRRRISDLVRAETGVAPKQFQRLARFDRSRGLVGRLPLAQAASICGYADQAHLTREWQEFAGCSPTTWLREEFPFVQDLADRQPVDSRHDH from the coding sequence ATGGCCGTGCCGGACGTGCTGCGTCCCTACGTCACGTCGCTGATCGCCTACGACGTGGACTTCGGGGCGCCGGGGATGCACCGGGGGATGCCGTCGACCGAGGTGACGTTCGTGCTGCCGGTCGACGATCCTCTGGTCACCTCGTGGGGGAGCCGCAGCGAGGCGGTGACGGCGTGGTCGCTGGTCTCCGGGCTGCACACCCGGCCGGCGACCATCCATCACCACGGCTATCAGCGAGGTGTGCAGCTGGGGCTGACGACCGCCGGGGTGCGGGCGCTGTTCGGGATGCCGGCCGCGGCCTGGCGCGGTGAGCTCCTGGCCCTCGACGAGGTCGCGGCACCCGGCGGCGTACGGCATCTGCCGGAGCAGCTGGCCGAGGCCGATCCGCGGCAGTGGGAGCGGTTGGTCGTCGCCGGTCTGGTCGCGGGGCTGGCGCGCCACGGCGAGCCGGGGCCGAGGGCGGAGGTCGGACGGGCGCTGGCGCTGCTGACCGGGGGAGCGGGCGTGCAGGAGGTGGCCGACGACGTCGGCTACAGCCGCCGGCGGATCAGCGACCTGGTGCGCGCCGAGACCGGGGTCGCGCCGAAGCAGTTCCAGCGGCTGGCGCGCTTCGACCGATCCCGCGGTCTCGTCGGCCGGCTACCCCTGGCGCAGGCAGCGAGCATCTGCGGCTACGCCGACCAGGCGCACCTGACGCGGGAGTGGCAGGAGTTCGCGGGGTGTTCGCCGACGACGTGGCTGCGCGAGGAGTTCCCATTCGTTCAAGACCTCGCCGACCGCCAGCCGGTTGACTCGAGGCATGACCACTGA
- the thrS gene encoding threonine--tRNA ligase, protein MNLDHRDLNRDLDIFATDPLAGSGLPLWLPDGAVVFAELERLAADLARADGCVPVKTPVLGKRALFERSGHWAKFADDMFPPMRLGSGPEGESEDELVLRPANCPHHALVYRARQHSYRELPIRLHELAPMFRAERSGVLSGLSRVRQINLDDTHVFCRPDQVAEEAGRALLSALKAQQILGLRVDYVRLSLRDDSASYLGSAEQWRGAEDALRKAASEAGAEVVEAPGAAAFYGPKLDLQVIDPRGHEETIATVQVDFNQPERFDLTYDAADGSRQRVVMVHRGTVGSMERVTAAVLERYQGRLPLWLAPVQLAVLPVSSAQDEAARALVDALIAEGLRPRLGHGGSLGARIRDSRRRREPLIAVIGASEAEVGEVQVRDVAAGLERRLSVAGLVAAMKKAYASRAGEVSW, encoded by the coding sequence ATGAACCTCGATCATCGCGACCTCAACCGCGACCTCGACATCTTCGCGACCGACCCGCTGGCCGGGTCCGGTCTGCCGTTGTGGCTGCCGGACGGAGCCGTCGTCTTCGCCGAGCTGGAGCGGCTGGCCGCCGACCTGGCCAGGGCCGACGGCTGCGTACCGGTCAAGACCCCGGTGCTCGGCAAGCGGGCGCTCTTCGAGCGCTCGGGCCACTGGGCGAAGTTCGCCGACGACATGTTCCCGCCGATGCGCCTGGGGTCGGGACCCGAGGGGGAGAGCGAGGACGAGCTCGTGCTCCGTCCCGCCAACTGCCCACACCATGCACTGGTCTACAGGGCCCGACAGCACTCCTACCGCGAGCTCCCGATCCGGCTCCACGAGCTCGCCCCGATGTTCCGTGCCGAGCGCTCCGGGGTGCTGTCCGGACTGAGCCGGGTGCGGCAGATCAACCTCGACGACACCCACGTCTTCTGCCGCCCCGACCAGGTCGCCGAGGAGGCGGGCAGGGCACTGCTCTCGGCGCTGAAGGCCCAGCAGATCCTGGGGCTGCGGGTCGACTACGTACGCCTCTCCCTCCGCGACGACTCAGCGTCCTACCTCGGCTCCGCCGAGCAGTGGCGTGGTGCCGAGGACGCGTTGCGGAAGGCGGCCTCGGAGGCCGGCGCCGAGGTCGTCGAGGCGCCGGGCGCGGCCGCCTTCTACGGGCCCAAGCTCGACCTCCAGGTCATCGACCCGCGTGGCCACGAGGAGACCATCGCGACCGTCCAGGTCGACTTCAACCAGCCCGAGCGCTTCGACCTGACCTACGACGCCGCCGACGGCTCCCGGCAGCGGGTCGTGATGGTCCACCGCGGCACCGTCGGCTCCATGGAACGCGTCACCGCCGCGGTGCTCGAGCGCTACCAGGGCCGCCTCCCGCTGTGGCTCGCGCCCGTCCAGCTCGCCGTCCTGCCCGTCTCCTCGGCCCAGGACGAGGCTGCCCGGGCGCTCGTCGACGCTCTCATCGCCGAAGGCCTCCGCCCGCGTCTGGGCCACGGCGGCTCGCTCGGCGCGCGGATCCGCGACTCCCGGCGCCGGCGCGAACCGCTCATCGCGGTCATCGGGGCGAGCGAGGCCGAGGTCGGGGAGGTGCAGGTACGCGACGTCGCGGCGGGGCTCGAGCGCCGGCTCTCGGTCGCCGGGCTGGTGGCTGCGATGAAGAAGGCCTATGCCTCGCGGGCGGGAGAGGTCTCCTGGTGA
- a CDS encoding pseudouridine synthase yields the protein MSELPERDDLPLDDEGLIRLQKLLALAGIASRRGSEILMLNGEVEVNGEVVTRLGTKVDPGKDVVRVGGKRLPPISGKVYLVLNKPRGVVSTMSDPEGRRNLSDLVADRPERLFHVGRLDTDTEGLIILTNDGDFAHRLAHPSYEVDKTYVAEVKGEVFPNVRKRLLAGVTLEDGPVTVTKARIMETRKDKSIIELVIHEGRNRIVRRLLDHLGHPVTRLTRTRIGPVRLGTMKPGDMRDLSREELGELLDTTEL from the coding sequence GTGAGTGAGCTTCCTGAGCGTGATGATCTGCCGCTGGACGACGAGGGCCTGATCCGGCTCCAGAAGCTGCTGGCCCTGGCCGGCATCGCGTCGCGCCGCGGCAGCGAGATCCTGATGCTCAACGGCGAGGTCGAGGTCAACGGCGAGGTCGTCACCCGCCTCGGCACCAAGGTCGACCCCGGCAAGGACGTCGTACGCGTCGGCGGCAAGCGTCTCCCGCCGATCTCCGGCAAGGTCTACCTGGTCCTCAACAAGCCGCGTGGCGTGGTCTCCACGATGAGCGATCCCGAGGGCCGCCGCAACCTCTCGGACCTCGTCGCCGACCGCCCGGAGCGCCTCTTCCACGTCGGCCGTCTCGACACCGACACCGAGGGCCTGATCATCCTCACCAACGACGGCGACTTCGCCCACCGGCTGGCCCACCCCAGCTACGAGGTCGACAAGACCTACGTCGCCGAGGTCAAGGGCGAGGTCTTCCCCAACGTACGCAAGCGGCTCCTGGCCGGCGTCACCCTCGAGGACGGCCCGGTCACCGTGACCAAGGCCCGGATCATGGAGACCCGCAAGGACAAGTCGATCATCGAGCTGGTCATCCACGAGGGACGCAACCGCATCGTGCGCCGCCTCCTCGACCACCTCGGCCACCCGGTCACCCGCCTGACCCGCACCCGGATCGGCCCGGTCCGGCTGGGCACGATGAAGCCGGGCGACATGCGCGACCTCTCCCGCGAGGAGCTGGGCGAGCTCCTGGACACGACCGAGCTCTGA
- the scpB gene encoding SMC-Scp complex subunit ScpB codes for MTEVSTGSTDGDETLAIDFADLRPALEAVLMVADEPLEAAALASAVGHPTAEVVASLEGLSAEYTEQGRGFDLRNVAGGWRFYTREAYAEVVGGFVLEGQQARLTQAALETLAVVAYKQPVSRARVSAIRGVNVDGVMRTLLTRGLVEEAGQDHETGANLYRTTGYFLERIGITDLGELPELAPYLPDLADMEEELTEQVSQEALAAQPEEAAANGSDSEDAGESTP; via the coding sequence ATGACTGAGGTCTCGACAGGATCGACCGACGGGGACGAGACGCTCGCGATCGATTTCGCCGATCTGCGCCCGGCGCTCGAGGCGGTGCTGATGGTCGCCGACGAGCCGCTCGAGGCGGCCGCGCTCGCCTCGGCCGTGGGCCACCCGACCGCCGAGGTGGTCGCGTCCCTGGAGGGCCTTTCCGCCGAGTACACCGAGCAGGGCCGCGGCTTCGACCTGCGCAACGTCGCCGGTGGCTGGCGGTTCTACACCCGCGAGGCGTACGCCGAGGTGGTCGGAGGCTTCGTGCTCGAGGGCCAGCAGGCCCGGCTGACCCAGGCGGCGCTGGAGACGCTCGCCGTGGTGGCCTACAAGCAGCCCGTCTCGCGTGCCCGGGTGTCCGCGATCCGTGGCGTCAACGTCGACGGCGTGATGCGCACACTGCTCACCCGCGGTCTCGTCGAAGAGGCTGGTCAGGACCACGAGACCGGCGCCAACCTCTATCGCACCACCGGCTACTTCCTCGAGCGGATCGGCATCACCGACCTCGGCGAGCTGCCCGAGCTGGCTCCCTACCTGCCCGACCTCGCCGACATGGAGGAGGAGCTGACCGAGCAGGTCAGCCAGGAAGCGCTGGCCGCGCAGCCCGAAGAGGCTGCGGCGAATGGGTCCGACTCTGAGGATGCGGGAGAATCGACCCCGTGA
- a CDS encoding segregation and condensation protein A: protein MTQAPDGAEEQESGGAGGFEVHLGNFEGPFDLLLSLIAKHKLDITEVSLATVTDEFIAYVKKGAAESGKGAWDLDQTSNFLLVASTLLDLKAARLLPQGDVEDEEDLALLEARDLLFARLLQYKAFKQVAAVFGERLAKESKRHPRSVQLEPRYAGLLPEVLIGIGLEQFAQLAAAAMAPKPGPPEIGLAHIHGSKVSVKEQAALVIERLRASGQITFRGLCSDSPDTLTTVARFLSLLELFREGAVAFDQVTALGELTVRWTGDGALDVDELIQDEFEGQPPAEGGADDGEKDDD from the coding sequence ATGACACAAGCCCCGGACGGGGCCGAGGAGCAGGAGTCGGGTGGTGCCGGCGGATTCGAGGTGCACCTCGGCAACTTCGAGGGACCCTTCGACCTGCTGCTCAGCCTGATCGCCAAGCACAAGCTCGACATCACCGAGGTCTCGCTGGCCACGGTGACCGACGAGTTCATCGCCTACGTGAAGAAGGGCGCCGCCGAGAGCGGAAAGGGCGCCTGGGACCTTGACCAGACCTCCAACTTCCTGCTGGTGGCGAGCACGCTGCTCGACCTGAAGGCTGCCCGGCTGCTGCCCCAGGGTGACGTCGAGGACGAGGAGGACCTCGCGCTGCTCGAGGCGCGCGACCTCCTCTTCGCCCGGCTGCTGCAGTACAAGGCGTTCAAGCAGGTGGCGGCCGTCTTCGGGGAGCGACTGGCGAAGGAGTCCAAGCGCCACCCGCGCTCGGTGCAGCTCGAGCCGCGCTATGCGGGCCTGCTGCCCGAGGTGCTCATCGGCATCGGGCTGGAGCAGTTCGCCCAGCTCGCTGCGGCCGCGATGGCGCCCAAGCCCGGGCCGCCCGAGATCGGGCTGGCCCACATCCACGGCTCGAAGGTGTCGGTCAAGGAGCAGGCGGCGCTGGTCATCGAGCGGTTGCGCGCCTCGGGACAGATCACCTTCCGCGGACTGTGCTCCGACTCGCCCGACACGCTGACCACGGTGGCCCGGTTCCTCTCGCTGCTGGAGCTGTTCCGCGAGGGCGCGGTCGCCTTCGACCAGGTCACCGCGCTGGGCGAGCTGACCGTACGCTGGACCGGCGACGGGGCGCTCGACGTCGATGAGCTGATCCAGGACGAGTTCGAGGGGCAGCCGCCTGCCGAGGGCGGCGCCGACGATGGGGAGAAGGACGATGACTGA
- a CDS encoding ParA family protein: MPPQTPAPPAYPPSARLRANAPEPDAGSFDSPGKNKMGPTGRPWPNLPEPGPATGGPARTVAMVNQKGGVGKTTTTINLGAALAEHGRKVLLVDFDPQGSLSVGLGLQPNEIELTVYNLLMERDITLQDVVVPSGIDGVDLLPANIDLSAAEVQLVQEVAREQTLARALAPAVADYDVILIDCQPSLGLLTVNALTASDSVVVPLECEYFALRGVALLKDTIDKVQERLNPRLKIDGILGTMYDSRTMHSREVMETLVNGWGDRVFHSVIRRTVKFADSTVVGEPITEYASSSTGADSYRMLAKEVLARWQRGE; the protein is encoded by the coding sequence ATGCCTCCGCAGACGCCGGCGCCGCCGGCCTATCCGCCCTCGGCCAGACTGCGCGCCAACGCCCCTGAGCCCGACGCGGGTTCCTTCGACTCCCCGGGCAAGAACAAGATGGGTCCGACCGGTCGGCCCTGGCCCAACCTCCCCGAGCCCGGTCCCGCCACCGGCGGCCCCGCCCGCACCGTGGCGATGGTCAACCAGAAGGGCGGCGTCGGCAAGACCACGACCACGATCAACCTGGGTGCCGCGCTGGCCGAGCACGGCCGCAAGGTCCTCCTCGTCGACTTCGACCCGCAGGGGTCGCTCTCGGTCGGTCTCGGGCTCCAGCCCAACGAGATCGAGCTGACCGTCTACAACCTGCTGATGGAGCGCGACATCACGCTCCAGGACGTGGTCGTGCCCTCCGGCATCGACGGCGTCGACCTGCTCCCGGCCAACATCGACCTCTCCGCCGCCGAGGTGCAGCTCGTCCAGGAGGTCGCCCGCGAGCAGACCCTGGCCCGCGCCCTGGCCCCGGCCGTCGCCGACTACGACGTGATCCTGATCGACTGCCAGCCGAGCCTCGGCCTGCTGACCGTCAACGCGCTGACCGCCTCCGACTCGGTCGTCGTCCCGCTGGAGTGCGAATACTTCGCGCTGCGCGGTGTCGCCCTGCTCAAGGACACCATCGACAAGGTTCAGGAGCGGCTCAACCCGCGTCTGAAGATCGACGGAATACTGGGCACGATGTACGACAGCCGCACCATGCACAGCCGCGAGGTCATGGAGACCCTGGTCAACGGATGGGGCGACCGCGTCTTCCACAGCGTCATCCGGCGCACGGTGAAGTTCGCCGACTCCACGGTGGTCGGCGAGCCCATCACCGAGTACGCCTCCAGCTCCACCGGTGCCGACTCCTACCGGATGCTCGCCAAGGAGGTGCTGGCCCGATGGCAACGAGGCGAGTGA